The following are from one region of the Deinococcus aerophilus genome:
- the bshC gene encoding bacillithiol biosynthesis cysteine-adding enzyme BshC — protein sequence MARNIAAEYRNGQLAEFFRLPVNALEDAQAETRPDLDRQALAGALREYHRDLGTLDRPVEEALTRLAHPASRVVVTGQQAGALTGPAYSVHKGAGAAALARRLDREDAPVVAIYWVASQDHDAAEVASTTLLDHSERLHRLTLDVPAGVPVGRVPWQPDWTAQVMALLDAFDAPAGYVAAVRERVARATAGGGSYADVFARLIHGLLAAAGVVVLDPLHPALARLMAPTLAHELSSPLSASARIEDAAARLSAQGFTPQLRRPEGATNLFIEEDDGHRRLLRVEGQTFNTETRSYTRQQLLDVLAADPSRLTPAAGLRPAVQDALLPTLAFVVGPGEIAYGAQLREVYELHGLSQPLLWPRLSVTWLEPNVARMLDRLGASAAEVQADPEGVLGRAVAQERGVQALTAQRLEDLDARLRAVVDEIAGLDPTLVGAAQRTRARVTARIARLQAQATRALARQENDRSAQLTRLRAHLLPGGTPQEREMNFLTYLLKHGETPLTLLLALEPDFQGTVTIP from the coding sequence ATGGCGCGGAATATAGCGGCGGAATACAGAAATGGGCAGCTGGCGGAGTTCTTCCGTCTTCCGGTCAACGCGCTGGAAGACGCGCAGGCCGAGACCAGGCCGGACCTGGACCGCCAGGCGCTGGCCGGGGCGCTGCGCGAATACCACCGCGATCTGGGCACGCTGGACCGGCCGGTGGAGGAAGCGTTGACGCGGCTGGCCCATCCCGCCTCACGGGTGGTGGTGACCGGGCAGCAGGCGGGCGCCCTGACCGGCCCCGCCTACAGCGTTCATAAGGGCGCGGGGGCGGCGGCGCTGGCCCGGCGGCTGGACCGCGAGGACGCCCCGGTGGTGGCCATCTACTGGGTGGCCAGCCAGGACCACGACGCGGCCGAGGTCGCTTCCACCACCCTGCTTGACCATTCCGAGCGCCTGCACCGCCTGACCCTGGACGTGCCGGCGGGGGTGCCGGTGGGCCGGGTGCCGTGGCAGCCCGACTGGACGGCGCAGGTCATGGCCCTGCTGGACGCCTTTGATGCCCCCGCCGGGTACGTCGCCGCCGTTCGGGAACGGGTCGCGCGCGCCACCGCGGGGGGAGGCAGCTACGCCGACGTGTTCGCCCGCCTGATCCACGGCCTGCTGGCAGCGGCCGGCGTGGTCGTGCTGGACCCGCTGCATCCGGCCCTGGCGCGGCTGATGGCTCCCACCCTGGCCCATGAGCTGAGCAGTCCGCTGTCCGCCTCGGCCCGCATCGAGGACGCGGCGGCGCGGCTGAGCGCCCAGGGCTTCACGCCGCAGCTGCGCAGACCCGAGGGAGCCACCAACCTGTTTATCGAGGAAGACGATGGGCACCGGCGGCTGCTGCGCGTGGAAGGCCAGACTTTCAATACCGAAACGCGCAGCTATACCCGCCAGCAACTGCTGGATGTGCTGGCCGCCGATCCCAGCCGCCTGACCCCGGCGGCCGGTCTACGCCCAGCCGTGCAGGACGCGCTGCTGCCCACCTTGGCCTTCGTGGTCGGTCCCGGCGAGATCGCCTATGGCGCGCAGCTGCGCGAAGTCTATGAACTGCACGGCCTGTCCCAGCCGCTGCTGTGGCCGCGCCTGAGCGTGACCTGGCTGGAACCCAACGTCGCGCGGATGCTTGACCGGCTGGGAGCCAGCGCCGCCGAGGTGCAGGCCGATCCGGAAGGAGTGCTGGGCCGGGCCGTGGCCCAGGAACGCGGCGTGCAGGCACTGACCGCGCAGCGGCTGGAGGACCTGGATGCCCGGTTGCGCGCCGTGGTGGATGAGATCGCTGGCCTGGACCCCACGCTGGTCGGCGCGGCGCAGCGCACCCGCGCCCGCGTAACCGCACGTATTGCCCGCCTGCAGGCGCAGGCCACCCGCGCCCTGGCCCGCCAGGAGAATGACCGCAGCGCTCAACTTACCCGCCTGCGCGCCCATCTGCTGCCGGGAGGCACCCCCCAGGAACGCGAGATGAACTTCCTGACGTATCTGCTCAAGCACGGTGAGACGCCCCTGACCCTGCTGCTGGCGCTGGAGCCCGACTTTCAGGGCACGGTCACGATTCCGTAA
- a CDS encoding Crp/Fnr family transcriptional regulator produces MLPGAFGTLPADAQAQIMAAGRVGRWARAGLLFHPEDPAETLYVVMRGAVRLYRLGSGAREVTLDVHGPGALLGVSALLSGQSQGVYAEAMDDVEALMLGQDALHRLTHAQPALGVTLTEQITRQTRGVQERLSGLVFLEVSQRLALALLNLAEREGGWPETGSLALRDRVSHQDLAHVVGSTRETITKLLGDFRARGLLDLGYRRIILTDREGLQRAARESLR; encoded by the coding sequence ATGTTGCCCGGAGCATTTGGAACCTTGCCTGCGGACGCCCAGGCCCAGATCATGGCGGCAGGAAGGGTGGGGCGCTGGGCGCGCGCCGGGCTGCTGTTTCACCCGGAAGACCCCGCCGAGACGCTGTACGTGGTGATGCGCGGCGCGGTCCGCCTGTACCGGCTGGGCTCGGGCGCACGCGAAGTCACGCTGGACGTGCATGGGCCCGGCGCGCTGCTGGGCGTCTCGGCCCTGCTGTCGGGCCAGAGCCAGGGTGTGTACGCCGAGGCCATGGATGACGTGGAAGCGCTGATGCTGGGTCAGGACGCCCTGCACCGCCTGACCCACGCCCAACCGGCCCTGGGTGTCACACTGACCGAGCAGATCACCCGTCAGACGCGCGGCGTACAGGAACGGCTCTCGGGCCTGGTGTTTCTGGAGGTCTCGCAGCGGCTGGCGCTGGCGCTGCTGAACCTCGCCGAACGTGAGGGGGGCTGGCCGGAAACCGGGTCTCTGGCGCTGCGCGACCGGGTGTCCCATCAGGATCTGGCACACGTGGTGGGCAGCACCCGGGAAACCATCACCAAGCTGCTGGGGGATTTCCGCGCACGCGGACTGCTTGATCTGGGCTACCGGCGCATTATCCTGACCGACCGTGAAGGTTTGCAGCGCGCCGCGCGCGAATCGCTGCGCTAA
- a CDS encoding aminotransferase family protein has translation MTDSSVFYRSRKSYPVAVRAEGVYVFDDRGQRYLDGSSGALVANIGHGRTAVADAMAAQARRLAFVHGSQFSSDVLEEYASRLAGFLKLPGFRFWAVSGGSEATESAIKLARQYHAERGDLERYRVVTRRPSYHGASLGALAASGMGARRELYTPLMNESAWPKLSKPNPELSGEADAERLRTLLEELGPQTVAAFMAEPVVGASDAALAPSPGYHARIAEICREYGVLFIADEVMSGMGRCGAPLAVQLHGPVTPDIVVLGKGLAAGYAPLAGLMASPTVHDTVMNGSGAFKHGFTYAGHPVSVAAGLSVLDTVQNENLVEAARERGTQLLAGLRTLRSRHPQVLEARGHGLLLGLILGDPATGEACAGPGLAERVALAARTRGLLTYPGTGAVDGTRGDHLLLGPPLSIRPAEIEELLAALDGALSDTGG, from the coding sequence ATGACCGATTCCAGCGTCTTCTACCGCTCGCGCAAGTCCTATCCCGTTGCCGTCCGTGCCGAGGGCGTCTATGTCTTTGATGACCGTGGTCAACGCTATCTGGACGGCAGCTCCGGGGCGCTGGTCGCCAACATCGGACACGGGCGGACAGCGGTGGCCGACGCAATGGCGGCGCAGGCGCGGCGGCTCGCCTTTGTGCATGGGTCGCAGTTCTCCAGCGACGTTCTGGAGGAATACGCCTCGCGTCTCGCCGGCTTTCTGAAGCTGCCGGGGTTCCGGTTCTGGGCCGTGTCGGGCGGCTCCGAGGCCACCGAGAGCGCCATCAAGCTGGCCCGCCAGTACCACGCCGAACGCGGCGACCTGGAACGGTACCGGGTCGTCACCCGCAGGCCCAGCTACCACGGCGCGTCGCTGGGCGCGCTGGCCGCCTCAGGCATGGGGGCGCGGCGCGAGCTGTATACGCCGCTGATGAACGAATCGGCGTGGCCCAAACTGTCCAAGCCCAATCCCGAGCTGTCCGGCGAGGCCGACGCCGAACGCCTGCGGACTCTGCTGGAGGAGCTCGGCCCGCAGACGGTGGCCGCCTTCATGGCCGAACCGGTGGTGGGGGCCTCGGACGCGGCGCTGGCCCCCAGTCCGGGCTACCACGCCCGCATCGCCGAGATCTGCCGCGAGTACGGTGTGCTGTTCATTGCCGACGAGGTCATGAGCGGCATGGGCCGCTGCGGCGCACCGCTGGCCGTTCAACTCCACGGGCCGGTGACGCCAGACATTGTGGTGCTGGGTAAGGGTCTGGCCGCCGGGTACGCTCCCCTAGCCGGTCTGATGGCGAGTCCCACGGTCCATGACACGGTCATGAACGGCTCGGGAGCCTTTAAACACGGCTTTACCTATGCCGGACACCCGGTCAGCGTGGCGGCGGGCCTGAGCGTGCTGGACACCGTACAGAACGAGAATCTGGTGGAGGCGGCGCGGGAACGCGGCACGCAGCTGCTCGCCGGCCTGCGCACGCTCCGGTCCAGACACCCACAGGTGCTGGAGGCACGCGGACACGGCCTGCTGCTCGGACTGATCCTGGGCGACCCCGCCACCGGAGAGGCGTGTGCCGGCCCCGGGCTTGCCGAGCGCGTGGCGCTGGCGGCCCGGACGCGCGGCCTGCTCACCTATCCCGGCACGGGCGCGGTGGACGGCACGCGCGGCGATCACCTGCTGCTGGGACCTCCGCTGAGCATCCGCCCGGCGGAGATCGAGGAGCTGCTGGCAGCGCTGGACGGCGCTCTGTCCGACACCGGGGGCTAA
- a CDS encoding WecB/TagA/CpsF family glycosyltransferase — MTSPSFHDRLRLFDLPLDVITLPATLDLLGGWLADEARAPHTVVTLNPEIIVQSRTHPEFVRAVQDADLVTADGVGIVYAARQLRGEEVPRAPGFDIVKGLMQRHGADLSVFFLGAKPGVAEVAAQNAAREYGVTVAGVHHGYFGPEDDERVARLVAASGAGLLLTAMGAGRQEVFNQQWRGVLGVPVMIGCGGVIDVLAGTADLAPAWTRRMGVEWIWRVAGDRKRWNRAPRLLQFVQMVAAEKKRKG; from the coding sequence ATGACCTCCCCATCTTTCCACGACCGCCTGCGGCTCTTCGACCTGCCGCTGGATGTGATCACATTGCCGGCCACGCTGGACCTGCTGGGCGGGTGGCTGGCCGATGAGGCGCGCGCTCCCCACACGGTCGTGACCCTCAATCCCGAGATCATCGTGCAGTCGCGCACCCACCCCGAGTTCGTGCGGGCTGTGCAGGACGCCGATCTGGTCACGGCGGACGGTGTGGGCATCGTGTATGCCGCCCGGCAGCTGCGCGGCGAGGAGGTGCCCCGCGCCCCCGGCTTCGACATCGTGAAGGGCCTGATGCAGCGCCACGGAGCGGACCTGAGCGTGTTCTTCCTGGGAGCCAAGCCCGGAGTGGCCGAGGTGGCCGCCCAGAACGCCGCGCGTGAGTACGGCGTGACGGTGGCGGGCGTGCACCACGGGTACTTTGGCCCGGAGGACGATGAACGGGTGGCGCGGCTGGTGGCCGCGAGCGGCGCCGGGCTGCTGCTGACCGCAATGGGAGCCGGACGGCAAGAGGTGTTCAACCAGCAGTGGCGCGGGGTGCTGGGCGTGCCCGTAATGATCGGCTGCGGCGGCGTCATTGACGTGCTGGCCGGCACCGCCGACCTCGCTCCGGCCTGGACCCGCCGCATGGGCGTGGAGTGGATCTGGCGTGTGGCCGGGGACCGCAAACGCTGGAACCGGGCGCCCCGCCTGCTGCAGTTTGTGCAGATGGTGGCGGCCGAGAAAAAACGCAAGGGCTGA
- a CDS encoding DinB family protein, translated as MVSEIFGKAVGNLYLGGPANVSWQRALENLSAGDAGRVPDPLPHSVAQVVAHVQFWQVHLLETIAGQNPPTPEHASGGWPPPGDLPGDWEALRETFLRNAGKLRAHARDPGLAATPDRQGLPYAALLTSYAGHNVYHLGQVVTIRQALGLWPPLGGGDTW; from the coding sequence ATGGTAAGCGAGATCTTCGGCAAGGCGGTGGGCAACCTGTACCTGGGCGGCCCAGCCAACGTGTCCTGGCAGCGGGCGCTGGAAAACCTGAGCGCCGGGGACGCCGGGCGCGTTCCCGACCCCCTTCCCCACTCTGTGGCGCAGGTCGTGGCCCATGTTCAGTTCTGGCAGGTGCACCTGCTGGAAACCATCGCCGGGCAGAACCCGCCCACGCCCGAACACGCCTCGGGGGGCTGGCCCCCACCGGGCGACCTGCCGGGCGACTGGGAGGCGCTGCGGGAGACGTTCCTGCGGAACGCTGGAAAGCTGCGCGCCCACGCCCGCGACCCTGGCCTCGCCGCCACCCCGGACCGCCAGGGCCTGCCCTACGCCGCGCTCCTGACCAGTTATGCCGGGCACAACGTCTACCACCTCGGTCAGGTGGTGACCATCCGTCAGGCGCTGGGGCTGTGGCCGCCGCTGGGCGGCGGAGATACGTGGTAG
- a CDS encoding 3D domain-containing protein, producing the protein MVRPLHRWMYGVLFGIASVAAATPALPGSALATDAVRGALVVPVKAPAPVAQTPPVQQKTAEQNRAAAIAQEAAVSATVAQSVVRGRSAVVRATAYNSLASQTDSTPFITATGTRTRPGVVALSRDLLRQFPYGSKIMIEDLSGRYNRMLKGRIFIVEDTMAARKTNSLDIWMSTRSEAINFGARQVRITAVR; encoded by the coding sequence ATGGTTCGACCACTTCACCGTTGGATGTACGGCGTGCTGTTTGGCATTGCCAGCGTGGCCGCAGCCACCCCCGCCCTGCCCGGCAGCGCCCTGGCCACCGACGCCGTTCGCGGCGCCCTGGTGGTTCCAGTTAAGGCCCCGGCCCCTGTGGCCCAGACCCCCCCCGTCCAGCAGAAGACGGCCGAGCAGAACCGCGCCGCCGCCATTGCCCAGGAGGCTGCCGTCTCGGCCACGGTGGCGCAGAGCGTGGTGCGGGGCCGCAGCGCGGTCGTGCGGGCCACGGCCTACAACAGCCTGGCCAGCCAGACCGACAGCACGCCCTTCATCACTGCCACCGGCACCCGCACCCGTCCCGGTGTGGTGGCCCTGAGCCGCGACCTGCTGCGTCAGTTTCCGTACGGCTCGAAGATCATGATCGAGGACCTCAGTGGCCGCTACAACCGCATGCTCAAGGGCCGGATCTTCATCGTCGAGGACACCATGGCCGCCCGCAAGACCAACAGCCTGGACATCTGGATGTCCACGCGCAGTGAGGCCATCAACTTCGGTGCGCGTCAGGTCCGCATCACCGCCGTTCGCTGA
- a CDS encoding peptidoglycan D,D-transpeptidase FtsI family protein: MEVKIRNRSRLMQVLATLLLLTLVWAYAQLEWGVPQTVKRNLVQARGSIMAADGKVLARSVDGKRVYPQGTLAGQVVGMMGTSNGLEGLEYAYNRVLESGEDVHLTLDTFMQAAAESALARAVPAHEAVYGSVVILEARTGRVLAAASYPRFDPNKWREYSQDDRRNRPFLDVFEPGSTVKGLVVAAALNEGLTTPTARYDTPMRRHVGGRWGSVINDAVQHPLTLTTQQVLRYSSNVGMSHIVEQFEPEKMRNYLLDYGFGADVDLPVVSTATGRLQPLRNWDDLVRVTNAFGQGMSSTTLQLAAAYNTLANDGRYLPPRLVEGAAGSTQRREVLRPEVARTVRKMLQEVVEEGIPTQAGVKGYALGGKTGTSQVVVDGRYSSTVYDSVFAGFFPANAPRVTVAVMVHGAKIGWHGSMLAAPIFQEVSSEILSNWAAVPQPEAAPESPAK, from the coding sequence GTGGAAGTAAAGATTCGCAACCGGTCTCGGTTGATGCAGGTGCTGGCGACCCTCTTGCTCCTGACGCTGGTGTGGGCCTATGCACAGCTGGAATGGGGCGTTCCGCAGACCGTCAAGCGCAATCTGGTGCAGGCGCGCGGGTCGATCATGGCGGCCGACGGCAAGGTGCTGGCCCGCAGCGTGGACGGCAAGCGGGTGTATCCGCAGGGAACCCTGGCCGGACAGGTGGTCGGGATGATGGGAACCTCCAACGGGCTTGAGGGCCTGGAGTACGCCTACAACCGCGTGCTGGAAAGCGGCGAGGACGTACACCTGACGCTCGATACCTTCATGCAGGCCGCGGCCGAGTCGGCCCTGGCCCGCGCGGTGCCGGCCCACGAAGCGGTGTACGGCTCGGTGGTGATTCTGGAAGCCCGCACCGGGCGTGTGCTGGCAGCGGCCAGTTACCCCCGCTTCGATCCCAACAAGTGGCGCGAGTACAGCCAGGACGACCGGCGCAACCGGCCCTTCCTGGATGTGTTCGAGCCGGGGTCGACGGTCAAGGGACTGGTCGTGGCTGCCGCCCTGAACGAGGGCCTGACCACCCCCACTGCGCGCTATGACACGCCCATGCGCCGTCACGTGGGTGGACGCTGGGGCAGCGTCATCAACGACGCCGTGCAGCACCCCCTCACCCTGACTACCCAGCAGGTGCTGCGCTACAGCAGCAACGTTGGCATGAGCCACATCGTCGAGCAATTTGAGCCGGAAAAGATGCGCAATTACCTGCTCGACTACGGCTTTGGCGCGGATGTGGACCTTCCGGTGGTGTCCACCGCCACCGGGAGGCTGCAGCCCCTGCGCAACTGGGATGACCTGGTGCGGGTCACCAACGCTTTCGGTCAGGGCATGAGCAGCACCACGCTGCAGCTGGCCGCCGCCTACAACACGCTGGCGAACGATGGGCGCTACCTGCCCCCTCGACTGGTGGAAGGCGCGGCGGGAAGCACCCAGCGCCGTGAGGTGCTGCGGCCTGAGGTGGCCCGCACGGTCCGCAAGATGCTGCAGGAGGTTGTTGAGGAAGGGATTCCCACCCAGGCCGGCGTCAAGGGATATGCGCTGGGCGGCAAGACCGGCACGTCACAGGTCGTGGTGGACGGACGCTATTCCTCGACGGTCTATGACAGCGTGTTCGCCGGATTCTTCCCGGCCAATGCTCCGCGCGTGACCGTCGCGGTGATGGTCCACGGCGCCAAGATCGGCTGGCACGGGTCCATGCTCGCCGCGCCCATCTTTCAGGAGGTTTCCTCCGAGATCCTGTCGAACTGGGCGGCGGTGCCGCAGCCGGAGGCGGCTCCGGAGTCGCCTGCCAAGTAA